The nucleotide window AGAAAACTTATCTAGGATACTCATTAGAAGCGTCTTGatttgtactatttttttgtaccaccattaatttaatttgtacctcaaaaatTAATGGGTCCAGAAAGGGTTAAATATCGactttttttaatgacttAGGGGTATAAAAATTGCAACAGACgcagaataatttgtaattaatttgttttacaaGCCCTAATTTGTACCTcaagaataacaacaaataaaattatttatcaaaatgataattaataattgcatatctactttaattattgaggtacaaattgtaatttcatcggtacaaattagctCTTGTTCTGttcttcaaaataaaaatattaaaatagttgaaaaaaaaattgtaattaaatattttaataacaaatgcaTGGCGCCTTCAAAAATCGATATTTTAAGGTATAATtctacaaaatgaaaaatagtctGAGGctcatgaaattaataatttagataaataaaataataatgcatcttTTGTCGATTCAgtttttatgttataatattcttttttttcaataattattcaaagttgACATAATTCAGAGaggttaaaattttttattatggatgaatttatttattatttattgttgttaacaAAAACAATGACTGTTTTAGTGTGTAGTCCCAAAAACTAAAGAGAATGcagaaaaatagaatttttgattCCATCAACCCCAGGCTAGACTAAATCTGAAACTATCATTCAAATATAAGGTTACctatttttagaaaaagcCAAATAAGTTGAGGTTCCGGCAACAGCCATTGTAcgaaattcaaaatggcggagtttggaaatattttgatcCATGTTTAGTTTTACACATCTGACACACATTTGAAAATATCTGATCAAATAGATATTAGATTTATTCGAcagatttgaaataattaaatagcaCTACTGTCAACTCaaacgagaaaataaaataattaaaatttttaaattataagaatatgatttattatgcAATAACATAGACGAAATGATAGATTCTTagtaaaagtattattaataagtcACAAACGACCGAGTCGATccattttttagttatttgggGTTGGCAACGCAAAACTATCCATGTAAAAGCATAGGCAGTATATTTTACCCTCCCCTATAAATTTTGCAAGTTATATCTaccttaaattattttttttattttaatgagcagaacaaatttattttaataaaatacaattttcatcaataatacaataaaaaacaagttaccCCAAAATATCGAACTacaatactttattattattattgaagtacaaattgtaattttatcggtacaaattagccTTTGTTctgttctttaaaataaaaaaaaaaattattaaaaaatattaatatttgataaacaattgcatggcgcttttaaaaattaatattttttaataattatttttttgttttaaagaaaatatttacagagcattacaatttaggctTTTTTATCCACCTTGACGCTTGtagcttttatatgtaaaatctattaaaaaaaattaaagccaTAGGAAAAaagaagccctaaattgtataaatttgcCCTTAGAATATGGtcaatagaatttattattttaccgataaaatctaaatttctgtaatttcattaataataaaaaacttactcGAAATATCAATTGAGAGTATTTCTTTTACTATTATTCAGGTACAGATTGGATTTATTCGGAAAATTCagcttttgtaaaaaaaaaagaataaaatcattaaaaaaataccagaAATAAGGTTTACAtacatttgttaataaaaaaatatttgataaacaattgcatggcgcttaaaaatcattaatatctttaataatttttttttttgttttgaagagcaaaaaaaggataattttttactgataaattaaatttgtacctcaataataataggaagtattatcaattgatatttcggAGTAacttacttttattattattattgaggtacaaattgtaatttcatcggtacaaattagccTTTGTTctgttctttatttaaaaaaaaaatttagcttgcaaaaaaaaaaaaaaaaaatacagtaattACGAGATTACAATCACACAGATAATTTCACATtacttaatattaattatatttctcGTAAAGAAATCTATGAGGAACGCACAAAATTTATCTTAAAAACCTGGTTGCCACGTTGATATTATTCTGCATATTGCCTATACATTAATATATTCCAGACGAACTCATTAgccaatttattaatttcataattataactgtaaaataaattctataatatttttaattaaataaaatttttatataaaattgatgaatttatttattatttaacaagtgTAAAAATCAGTTTGACATGTGTACAGGTGTGTAGTCCAAAAAACTCAAAAGAATCAAAAATAGTTTATCTCCTCCTCAAATCAGGACGCATGGTAGCTCTATCATTCAAGTATTGTTCaccaaaatttatcataaaaacttTCGAAAACAAGGATATAGGATGTCAGCTATGTAGACTCTTCGGAATATGGTATTTTTCAGTTATCCTTGTCAATCTTAGCAAGGaaataatcgaaaaaattacGGTATGACAATAGatgattcattaaattttttattgagccAAATTGGTGTTATAACGAATTAAGTTTTGTTGTGAATGATTCGGCGCTTCATGCTGTTGTAAAGGCTACGATAAGGATGCTTCAACTCATTGTCTGTGACTGGGATGTGACAAGTTCTGCGTACTTTCGGTGATACAATTAATAAAGTTTGTAAAATACTGAAGGTACTACTTGTTACCCAATACAAACTTAAACACTAGATacataagtaaataaaaaaagtgttatacaaattttttttttttataaagaactGTAGTCTAATTCTGAGAGCAAAAAGTACAGTTTAAAACTCCATTATTCCGTTAGACAGCCTGTGAGCTCACACACAGCTTTTTTAAAAAGGGCTTATGTAGCTGTCTAGCGAAAAAATCGTGTtctaaattgttatttttgttctcAAAATTGGACTCCTGAATTATGTTGAGTGACTTGAATTAACGTCTTACCGAAGGCACCATTGCTGCCAAGGGAATTGTAAATAGCGATACTGCTCGTAATAGGTTAACCAAAACGTTTTGCATTCTACTAGACTCAGTGATCCTCAGCATTGCTTGAATCTAGAAAGAGTTTTtcttaatattgtattttcgtttttaatcAACAAGCGTTCGAAACTCACCTCAATATTGATCAAACTTGTGATTCCCAGTGAAACGGGAAGTATCCAGTAGCTATCAACAGCAGTGAGATCAGCAATCCACCAGAAACCCTCGAGACTCAAATCTTGATAGGCCTTCACCGCACCTGAAatcagtaaattttatttatgctaaataaaaaaaaataaataaggacGCTtccttcgaaaaaaaaatgttctcaCGTGGAGTTTGAGACGGCAGCATAAAGCAGATATTCCTGAGGCCTGCTGACACAATCACCCATATCGGAACCTGGACCAAAACGAGCACCAAGCTCTTCATAGGATGGCAATTATCTCTAACGATCAATTTGTTCCACTCTTTCTTAACCTGAACGAAAACCCAAAACGGAAAAGAACAAAaagtttattgatttataaaaaatattttcaataattaattacccACTGATCTATTATAAATATGTCTTGCTCGAGTTTCAGTCCAGCCGAGCTGTTGGACACGGAAATTTGCTTCTCTTTTTAAATCCTTAACGATGTCTTCCATGTCATATTTCAGAAGTGCTGTTTTAGACAAAATATTATGCTGAAAAATATCCATAAAAATTATCTCTTATTTGATACTGTTGGTCTGTCAatacaaattcaaaatttcACCTGATAAAGGGCACATGGCAAGGTAATAAGTGATCGAAGAGCAAATGTTGTTACCATTATTGTCGCCCACCATGGAAGCCCAGAGTAGGAATGTAGccatataaatgaattttgacaaaattcaACCGGAGCACTGTCGACCAGTACCTTCAAAAAACCATCAACTTTGACGATTGGTGCTTGTTGAGTTGgaaaatcagaaaaatttCTCGATAGTTGCAAGTGTCCATAATTTTTGTGATTcaataaagttatttttttcagtactCCGGAAACTCTAATAGCCGATTTGTTGTTTCTCAATTGAAAAGATTGTTGTTTATAATCATGTAATCGATTCAATGAATGTAAACAACATCGAATAGTTGTCTGATATGTTCGAGATATACCTTTAGCATTacttattaaataaaagtctagagatttaatttttgtaacgGTTGCTGttacatttgaaaattgacaatacatatttttaactatgaaattattttttatttggataGTATAAAATGAGGCTGGCAGAAGATCACGACCAGCACCCGTATCAGTGTTGGTTCAAGAAGGTAGAGAAggctcagttccgtctcaACTTACGGCCAtatggcgctagcgacgtacggttgtttgaTGGTCCacaaaggcacaaaatctcaatacagggcctatttttacatttactttttcaatgcgcttgtaaatatttttattgacaaatacaattgttgtTGTAGTTCGTTGtagtttcaaaatttattgttatttattaaaacttttaattttgtaataacaaaagagttcaaattattatttgattttcatctatttcatatgtatgaaagataaaaaattattgctcCAAGCGCGATAATAATTCCAGCTCCAAAATTtgtacattttcattttatttcttttcatttcaCTATTTGCTCAcctgaattatattttctatatatatttttgattatatatttataactcATTGTAATAGATTATTATGATGACACTGTTTCATAAAGTAAATGCCCTTGTTGTTCGTTGtcgtttcaaaatttattgttatttattaaaactttaattttgtaataacaaaatgagttcataatattattttgattgttttcatctatttcctatgtatgaaagataaaaaattattgttcaatagCTAGtagctgtgttcgatggtcgtctcggctcagttccgtctcacttacgggcagtgatgggtaattcgacgattttcggggtatcatacaatcatacgtatgatacgTATCATACGTATCATACTACATAAAGTGTATGATAGTTGAAAGtgccctctttttttataaaatgaactaaatgatttatcaaactCTCACTCACACCACTGTACAGGCAATATTACGATATCCGTGGCGACAAAATATGACAGCTGAAATTAGAACGTCTTTTCGAGAGAAAAATAATGGCCGCGACAgaatttcgatatctcgaatactTTTCGAGATATCGAGGGCCCAAGATAtcgaacttttttttttgttattttttttttaaataaatggtatataaaataattactttcaAGATCGTTTTTGGTAGTATTTTTCACGAGGAATAAGATGGATTAAACAGCAATATCgtatctttaatatttttcgagatattgagctttaaaagtgaaaaatatcgaaatttgttactaattttttatcattttgctatttttcactataaataaatttaaaaaaaaataaatttatgaatgatGTTAGTAGTATTTTTTACGAGGAAAACAATGGTGATAATAGAAATTCAATAtctttaatagtttttgaaatataaattattgaaaattcaaaatatcgaTATAAAATAACGAAATGTCACCAGAAAAAACTAGATTTCATAGTTATATTTGGActtggataaagaaaaatgattaagtgctacattttttacgtagcttaaaattttacttagctagatattTTACGTAGTCTCAATtttagccaaacacacaatacctacataattttaccagcttaatttttcactcagctaaatattttacttagctacattttttccttagctccatcttttccttagctagatatTTTACGTAGTCTCAATtttagccaaacacacaatacctacataattttaccagcttaatttttcattcagctaaatattttacttagctacattatttccttagctagatatTTCACGTAGTCTCAATtttagccaaacacacaatacctacataattttaccagcttaatttttcactcagctaaatattttacttagctacattttttccttaaggcttgtggccactaccatagtttttcgaccaagttctatgccatagcactATGGCAGAAATAGTTCACATATGACGGCTATAGGGCGgcgttttaattgttttttgaaattgttccagctgtaccaacttgcttagaagcacataaaaaataaataaaaatataacctttcttatttgttgacaatttgatattttgacagtcaatcattatacatatgtactatacatgtgtaaatataaacaaacaaatttattaataacgctaaccattgttgttgtattttcttaatgttggctgtatcaaaaaatactagtgtgaagttagcggttctatgctgaaaatgcagcacccgtattctcagggcaaattttatacaatttagggcttctttttgccactgatggcgcttataaaattttttttatatagattttacatataaaagctccacaagcgccaccggtggatgaaaaaagccctaaattgtaatgccctgtgaatacgggtgctgcacgcagcattttttcaacatagtcCTCGGCGGCCATTTTCTAGTACATTTCTAGTGAGATATAGTGACACAagtgctatggcatagaacttggttgaaaaactatgctagtggccacatgcCTTTAGCTAGATATTTCACGTAGTCTCAATtttagccaaacacacaatacctacataattttaccagcttaatttttcacttagctaaatattttacttagctacctcttttccttagctacatcttttccttagctacatcttttccttagctagatatTTCACGTAGTCTCAATTTCAGCCAAACATacaatacctacataattttaccagcttaatttttcacTTGAATTTCTATTATCACCATTGTTTTCCTCGTAAAAAATACTACTAAAatcattcataaatttatttttttttaaatttatttatagtgaaaaatagcaaaatgataaaaaattagtaacaaatttcgatatttttcacttttaaagctcaatatctcgaaaaatattaaagatacGATATTGCTGTTTAATCCATCTTATTCCTCGTGAAAAATACTACCAAAAACGATCTtgaaagtaattattttatataccatttattttaaaaaaaaataacaaaaaaaaaaagttcgaTATCTTGGGCCCTCGATATCTCGAAAagtattcgagatatcgaaattcTGTCGCGGCCATTATTTTTCTCTCGAAAAGACGTTCTAATTTCAGCTGCCATATTTTGTCGCCACGGATATCGTAATATTGCCACTGTACACAGctgtcaaacttttttttttattacacgataaataataaataaattcatcaacgtgtataaaaaattttattagaattaaaacattacaCGAGAAAATGATTCAACAGTTATTATTATgacttctttaaaaaattgactcaTGAGTTCGCCTGGAATATATTCAAGTATGCTAATATGATGAAATAGGTCAACTTGGCAAATAGGTCTCCCAGATTAATATAATACGTTTCTCATGAAGAACGAcagggaaaatatatttgtgatattgaGTGATTATTGAGTTGAATTATCTGTGTGATTATAATCTCATAAttactgtatttattattttttttttgcaagctaaTGAAACGATCTTTTTTCTTAGCATTTCATGATGTTCCTTAGAACTTGTCAAAACCCTCCTTGCCCACATATCATGTCTATTATCTCatctttttattgtaatttttgagattattcaagtaaaatgcacacaatcatttttcgttagttgatttattaatgaatattaataaattcttgagATTAGATATTATGTTGGATGTTGACATATTGTTTTTGGGCGCCAAATATGTGTATAATGGCGGATAGGCAAAATGGcgtcagtaaaatagtttaaaaagaaaaatgtagagGCGCTTTTAATGTATGATACATGGCGTATGATAATGGAGATGTATCATACTGTATGATACAGTGTATGATACTGCTGTATGATACACCGGTatcatacctacccaacactgcttacggctcacttatggcgctagcgacgtacggttgtttaaagaactacaaaggcacaaaatctcaatacaggtgcctatctatatcatcactgtatcaatgccccaataaatattgttgaatgttgattgacgaaatgacgattgttgttgttgttcgttgtcgtttcaaaatttattgttatttattaaaactttaattttgtaataacaaaatgagttcataatattattttgattgttttcatctatttcctatgtataaaagataaaaaattattgttcaatggcacagataataattccatctccaaaatttgtattttcatttttatttctttcattcaCTATTTGCTCTCAcctgaattatattttctagattcattttgattatatatatatcaactcATTGTAATAGATTATTATCATGACACTGTGGGCCGGTTTTATAATCCATAGTTACAGTTAACTAgtagttaaaatatttaactagtAGTTTGTTAACTAGTGATTAACTTTTTATCGGCTGCTTTATCATATTGATACAAATTTTACATCTAGATGTCAGGACGTCGTcttctttgaaaataaaaacataaggAAAGACTTTTAGAGGTTATAagattgtttatatatattatgatttatttattatttattattaacaattattagataaattaataaaagctgTATTAATATCTTAactgttggtgttgttgttgttgttgttgttgtaattgatCATCATTGGTtcggattatttattaattgatcatgtgatgatttttctatttcaaatatattataataggTATATGGATTTGTGttcatatttgaaaaattaattgagcgtactgataaatcatcaaatgtataatatttttctatttcaaatatattataataggTATATGGATTTGTGttcatatttgaaaaattaattgagcgtactgataaatcatcaaatgtaTAATATTGTCTAGCTTTTACTTGTGCAGCAGCAATATAATGACCACAATTAAGAGATAGTCCCATGTGCTACAAttgacattaatttataatttaatttaagtgttttttcattattttcacgcTATAAATATTGTCCcatattaattgtttgtttaaattcaataCAACATGATATGTTACCACCAAGTACAAAACATGTTACTTGCACACATAAAACTTTGGGTGTTTgttataaactaaattttttggtTAGTGGTCATCTTTGACAGAATccttatttataatcattattatcaagttgttgacgactaaaataattttatgatgcTTCATCAAGTGTACTTgcttttataatatcaaaaagtaaatcttaaaaatgtaaaaa belongs to Aphidius gifuensis isolate YNYX2018 unplaced genomic scaffold, ASM1490517v1 Contig7, whole genome shotgun sequence and includes:
- the LOC122860095 gene encoding cytochrome c oxidase assembly protein COX18, mitochondrial-like; the encoded protein is MYCQFSNVTATVTKIKSLDFYLISNAKGISRTYQTTIRCCLHSLNRLHDYKQQSFQLRNNKSAIRVSGVLKKITLLNHKNYGHLQLSRNFSDFPTQQAPIVKVDGFLKVLVDSAPVEFCQNSFIWLHSYSGLPWWATIMVTTFALRSLITLPCALYQHNILSKTALLKYDMEDIVKDLKREANFRVQQLGWTETRARHIYNRSVKKEWNKLIVRDNCHPMKSLVLVLVQVPIWVIVSAGLRNICFMLPSQTPRAVKAYQDLSLEGFWWIADLTAVDSYWILPVSLGITSLINIEIQAMLRITESSRMQNVLVNLLRAVSLFTIPLAAMVPSCLSLYWVTSSTFSILQTLLIVSPKVRRTCHIPVTDNELKHPYRSLYNSMKRRIIHNKT